A single Pedobacter sp. PACM 27299 DNA region contains:
- a CDS encoding TIM-barrel domain-containing protein, with protein MRKIRVIAVIFIGSVLLQVKVKGQEKSTVHQQEKARVNRQEKASYIQTASGIEVSIPNSLTGIRKIRLTPVTDQVIHVTGTLTEDFAPQNSLMVVGTANNAAVPFTIDTENGAIVLKTKALRVEIAAQSGLLTYRDAAGKRLLQQTELATQALVPQVFNGSASYQVVQVFDAQDQEAYYGLGQHQQGLMNYRGRRVDLVQYNTEIGVPFFISNKGYGILWDNYSITRAGDIRDYQPLSALKLISKQGTEGWITASFAKRPSPENILFTKPVSELSINWLTDQHKFPDSIKMQDAVVSYEGSLESGLAGLYQLQLKYAGYVKVWLDGKLVADYWRQAWNPGAAILDLDLEKNKKVKFKMEWIPDGGESYLGLTCLPPVPEALKNTFALQSESGAGLDYYFIGGENADQVISGYRQVSGKAVLMPKWAMGFWQSRERYKTQDDILSTVKAFRGRKIPLDNIVLDWSYWKEPEWGSQQFDPARFASPEEMIKSLHDQHVNLMISVWPKFNKGFDIYHDFDKNGFLYKRNIEDGRRDWIGKGYSNTFYDAFNPEARTAFWNLVNKRLYSKGIDAWWMDATEPDMHSNLPVEIRKELMNPTFAGSSTTYFNAFPLVNAKGIYEGQRKENNTDRVFILTRSAFAGLQRYAAAAWSGDIASRWEDMKSQISAGVNFSLSGMPYWTMDIGGFSVEKRYEAAKGADLEEWRELNTRWFQFGAFVPLFRVHGQYPFREIYNIAPESHPAYKSMLYYNQLRYRLMPYIYALAGQSFQQDYTIMRGLMMDFPKDLKASNLNDAYLFGPALLINPIYEYQAKTKEVYLPEGQGWYDLYTGKYFKGGQNLKVETSYERMPVYVKEGSILPTGPALQYTDEKPADTITLFVYTGKDGSFSLYEDEGRNYNYEKGAFSNIDIQYKESTKELLLSERKGSFAGMLPNRNFRIIVISPKKGKGLDFNQKADYSLNYSGKQMKIQL; from the coding sequence ATGCGTAAAATTAGGGTCATCGCCGTAATTTTTATCGGCAGTGTATTGCTGCAGGTAAAAGTGAAGGGCCAGGAAAAATCAACTGTACATCAACAAGAAAAGGCAAGGGTAAACCGGCAAGAAAAAGCAAGCTACATCCAAACGGCTTCAGGAATTGAAGTCAGCATTCCAAATTCATTAACAGGCATCAGGAAAATCAGGTTAACACCGGTAACGGATCAGGTGATCCACGTGACTGGTACTTTAACTGAAGATTTCGCGCCGCAGAACAGCCTGATGGTGGTTGGTACGGCAAATAACGCTGCAGTCCCTTTTACTATTGATACAGAAAACGGGGCTATTGTGTTAAAAACAAAAGCTTTGCGCGTCGAAATTGCAGCGCAAAGTGGATTGCTTACTTACCGTGATGCGGCTGGAAAACGTTTATTGCAGCAAACAGAGCTGGCTACGCAAGCTTTAGTACCTCAAGTATTTAATGGTTCAGCTTCCTATCAGGTGGTTCAGGTGTTTGATGCCCAGGATCAGGAAGCTTATTATGGTTTAGGGCAGCATCAGCAGGGATTGATGAATTACAGGGGCCGCAGGGTAGACCTGGTTCAGTACAATACTGAAATTGGAGTACCGTTTTTCATCTCGAACAAAGGATATGGGATTCTTTGGGACAATTACTCTATCACCCGAGCCGGAGATATCCGCGATTATCAGCCTCTATCCGCATTGAAACTGATTTCTAAACAAGGAACTGAAGGTTGGATTACGGCTAGTTTTGCGAAAAGACCTTCACCTGAAAATATATTATTTACCAAACCTGTGTCAGAGCTTTCCATAAATTGGCTTACAGACCAACATAAGTTCCCTGACAGTATAAAAATGCAAGATGCGGTAGTCAGTTATGAAGGAAGCCTGGAAAGTGGCTTAGCGGGCTTATATCAGCTTCAGTTAAAGTATGCAGGTTACGTAAAAGTATGGCTTGACGGTAAGCTGGTGGCTGATTATTGGCGCCAGGCCTGGAATCCAGGTGCTGCGATCCTGGATTTGGACTTAGAGAAAAACAAAAAAGTAAAGTTTAAAATGGAGTGGATTCCAGATGGTGGGGAGTCTTATCTAGGTTTAACCTGTTTGCCACCAGTTCCGGAAGCACTTAAAAATACCTTCGCCCTGCAATCTGAATCAGGTGCCGGGCTGGATTATTACTTTATTGGCGGTGAAAACGCGGATCAGGTAATCTCTGGTTATCGACAAGTAAGCGGTAAAGCGGTGCTGATGCCGAAATGGGCAATGGGTTTTTGGCAAAGCAGGGAGCGTTACAAAACACAGGACGACATCCTTTCCACTGTAAAAGCTTTCCGCGGCCGTAAAATTCCATTGGATAACATCGTGCTGGACTGGTCGTACTGGAAAGAACCAGAATGGGGTAGTCAGCAGTTTGATCCTGCACGTTTCGCTAGTCCAGAGGAAATGATCAAATCTTTGCACGATCAACATGTAAACCTGATGATTTCGGTATGGCCGAAGTTTAATAAAGGCTTCGATATCTACCATGATTTTGATAAAAACGGCTTCCTATATAAACGTAACATCGAAGATGGCCGCAGAGATTGGATCGGAAAAGGCTATTCTAATACTTTTTACGATGCTTTTAATCCTGAAGCGAGAACCGCATTCTGGAATCTGGTGAACAAAAGGCTGTACAGCAAAGGAATTGATGCCTGGTGGATGGACGCGACAGAGCCGGATATGCACTCCAATCTGCCTGTAGAGATCCGGAAAGAACTGATGAATCCTACTTTCGCAGGCTCTTCTACCACTTATTTCAATGCATTTCCATTGGTGAACGCTAAAGGAATCTACGAAGGACAGCGTAAAGAAAACAATACCGACAGGGTGTTTATCCTGACTCGCTCCGCTTTTGCAGGTTTACAGCGTTATGCAGCGGCTGCCTGGAGTGGTGATATCGCTTCCCGATGGGAAGATATGAAGAGTCAGATCAGTGCAGGTGTCAACTTCTCTTTGTCGGGAATGCCATACTGGACTATGGATATCGGTGGTTTTTCTGTGGAAAAACGTTATGAAGCGGCTAAAGGGGCAGATCTGGAAGAATGGAGGGAACTGAATACGCGTTGGTTCCAATTCGGTGCATTTGTGCCTTTATTCCGCGTACACGGACAATATCCCTTCCGTGAAATCTATAACATCGCGCCGGAAAGCCATCCCGCTTATAAAAGCATGCTGTATTATAACCAGCTCAGGTACCGCCTGATGCCTTATATCTATGCGCTTGCCGGACAAAGTTTTCAGCAGGACTACACGATCATGCGTGGCCTAATGATGGACTTTCCAAAGGATTTAAAAGCTTCCAACCTGAACGATGCTTACCTGTTTGGACCAGCGTTACTGATCAATCCGATCTATGAATACCAAGCGAAAACTAAAGAAGTGTACCTGCCGGAAGGACAGGGATGGTATGATCTCTATACTGGGAAATATTTTAAAGGTGGACAAAACCTAAAAGTGGAAACCAGCTATGAAAGGATGCCTGTTTACGTAAAAGAAGGTTCAATACTGCCTACAGGGCCTGCCTTACAGTATACGGATGAAAAACCAGCAGATACGATTACGCTATTTGTGTACACAGGAAAAGATGGTTCTTTTTCGCTGTATGAAGATGAAGGCCGCAATTATAATTATGAAAAAGGTGCTTTTTCCAACATCGACATCCAATATAAAGAAAGCACAAAAGAACTGCTGCTATCCGAAAGAAAAGGAAGTTTCGCAGGTATGCTGCCGAACAGGAATTTTAGAATCATTGTGATCAGTCCGAAGAAAGGAAAAGGATTGGACTTTAATCAAAAAGCAGATTACAGTCTGAACTATAGTGGAAAACAAATGAAAATTCAATTGTAA
- a CDS encoding RagB/SusD family nutrient uptake outer membrane protein — protein sequence MKAINIKIGLTAMLFLTLGACKKSFLDTEAITTVTEENFYRTPKDAFSALVGCYDGLQVVWADGVALPVAAEVLSDNTFGGTGNADGFSYQMLDEFDKTRSPSDQNLFGPNWTSYYKALYRCNMLINKMDQIQWGNDTQLRKTYESEARYLRAYLLFDMVRLWGNIPLLTKPSAENIPQSNPDEVYKVIAEDLLFASANMLPVAYPAQAVADHGRVTKYAAEALLGRVFLFYTGYYTKTDLVGLVTKAKALENLEDVISNGGYGLVADFANLWPAASLAAYAGEDNKETVFAIKYTYTSDYNGNTDGNHWMVFGGIRDQSFFPYGSGWGAETVNPKLWNAYAAGDTRKTGSIISIVDEKLAFVSQSKQREYTGYYIKKYSPMIGEDGKPLPNANGNPNFSIGQFQDYVSIRYADVLLMAAELGSPNAQTYFNQVRQRALQGTFTPLVISQENIMKERRLEFAFEGIRYYDLLRQGITKAAQEIAETTTVLNGGQTAQKVISANNIIATKGLQQIPYTQINLSNGTLKQNPGW from the coding sequence ATGAAAGCTATAAATATAAAAATAGGCCTAACTGCAATGCTCTTTTTGACTTTAGGAGCCTGCAAGAAAAGTTTTCTGGATACAGAAGCGATTACTACGGTGACGGAGGAAAACTTCTACAGAACCCCAAAAGATGCTTTTTCGGCATTGGTAGGCTGTTATGATGGACTGCAAGTGGTTTGGGCTGATGGTGTTGCCTTGCCTGTGGCAGCTGAAGTCTTGTCTGACAATACCTTTGGTGGTACTGGAAATGCAGATGGGTTCAGTTATCAGATGTTAGATGAATTTGATAAAACCCGCTCTCCTTCAGATCAGAATCTATTCGGTCCGAACTGGACTTCGTACTACAAAGCATTGTACCGCTGTAATATGCTCATCAACAAAATGGATCAGATTCAATGGGGAAATGATACACAATTGAGAAAGACTTATGAGTCGGAAGCACGTTACCTGCGCGCTTATCTGCTTTTTGACATGGTGCGTTTATGGGGTAATATTCCATTGTTAACGAAACCTTCGGCAGAGAATATTCCTCAGTCAAATCCGGATGAGGTGTATAAAGTGATTGCAGAGGACTTGCTTTTTGCTTCGGCCAATATGCTGCCCGTAGCTTATCCCGCTCAGGCAGTTGCCGATCACGGAAGAGTGACCAAATATGCCGCAGAAGCACTGTTAGGTAGGGTTTTCCTTTTCTATACCGGGTATTATACCAAAACGGACCTGGTTGGACTCGTTACAAAAGCGAAAGCATTGGAAAACCTGGAAGATGTGATTAGCAATGGCGGTTATGGTTTAGTAGCTGATTTTGCCAACTTATGGCCAGCTGCATCTTTAGCTGCTTATGCCGGAGAAGACAATAAAGAAACTGTTTTCGCCATCAAATATACCTATACCAGTGATTACAATGGCAATACCGACGGAAACCACTGGATGGTATTTGGAGGGATTCGTGATCAATCCTTCTTCCCTTATGGCAGTGGCTGGGGTGCAGAAACTGTAAATCCTAAATTGTGGAACGCTTATGCTGCTGGCGATACACGAAAAACAGGCTCTATCATTTCCATCGTAGATGAAAAGCTGGCCTTTGTAAGTCAGAGTAAACAACGGGAATACACAGGGTATTACATTAAAAAATACAGTCCGATGATCGGAGAGGATGGAAAACCATTGCCTAATGCGAATGGGAATCCAAACTTTAGCATTGGTCAGTTTCAGGATTATGTGTCGATCCGCTACGCAGATGTATTGTTGATGGCTGCAGAATTGGGAAGCCCAAATGCGCAGACTTATTTCAATCAGGTGAGACAGCGTGCGCTGCAAGGCACTTTTACGCCACTAGTGATCAGTCAGGAAAACATCATGAAAGAACGCCGACTGGAGTTTGCATTTGAAGGAATTCGTTATTACGATTTACTTCGTCAGGGAATCACTAAAGCAGCACAGGAGATTGCAGAAACGACAACGGTATTGAACGGCGGACAAACCGCACAGAAGGTCATTTCGGCCAACAATATCATTGCTACAAAAGGTTTGCAGCAGATTCCTTACACTCAAATCAACCTTTCTAATGGTACTTTAAAACAGAATCCAGGATGGTAG
- a CDS encoding sugar-binding domain-containing protein → MMFRIPFLLIILFFAPAETLLAKELVRLPVKTLKKRSTPASSRQILDFNEGWRFFLGDDPKAAQEAYPDQSWRQLDLPHDFSIEGSFSKSHPAGFGAGALPGGIGWYRKTFVIPASSKGKYLAINFDGVYRDAEVWINGHFLGKRPNGYIAFQYELSPYLNYGAKNTIAVRADNSKQPNSRWYSGSGIYREVKLISSGALRIAQWGRFITTPSVKATQAVVKVESRIVNNLKAVPEGELRTFIYDQQDRLVASQRQKFNPKMISIGHHKGLTDQHELKMTTELRVSQPRLWSDTDPYLYRIQTQIWVAGKETDREESALGIRSFSFDADRGFILNGKELKIRGVCNHHDLGALGAAFNERAAMRQLEMLKKMGCNGIRTSHNAPASALLDLCDRMGFIVMDEAFDMWAKKKTDFDGHLNWTEWHKRDLEDLVLRDRNHPSVFIWSTGNEIQEQWGTGTDTTGRVIARSLTAIVKNLDPTRPVTTANNDVNTYNNLIQSGAMDLIGYNYNHDKWKDFHKTYPGKKLIATETTSALQTRGHYDLPSDSIRIWPTAWDKPLLTGNADLSCSAYDNCRTPWGSTHEETLQAFENNPMVSGMFVWTGFDYLGEPTPYEWPARSSYFGIIDLAGFPKDVYYLYQSAWTNTPVLHVFPHWNWSAGQPVDVWAYYSQAYEVELFLNGKSLGIKRKEGQEMKVFWKVKYEKGTLKAVSRKDGKVVLERNISTAGRPAKLVLTADRAEINADGKDLSYITVKVLDQEGNLIPDAAHQITFSLEGPASIAGIDNGSPTSHESFQANPHQAFNGQVMVILKAKKEPSKLRLMASSPGLQSGSVAVLVK, encoded by the coding sequence ATGATGTTCCGAATTCCTTTCCTTTTGATCATTTTATTCTTTGCTCCCGCAGAAACTTTGCTAGCCAAAGAACTAGTCAGATTGCCAGTTAAAACACTTAAAAAGCGATCCACCCCAGCATCCTCCAGACAGATTCTTGATTTTAATGAGGGATGGAGATTTTTTCTTGGTGATGATCCTAAAGCAGCTCAAGAAGCTTATCCAGATCAATCCTGGCGGCAATTAGACCTGCCCCATGATTTTAGTATTGAAGGGAGTTTTAGTAAATCTCATCCGGCAGGGTTTGGTGCAGGGGCTTTACCCGGGGGTATTGGATGGTATCGCAAAACCTTTGTGATCCCGGCAAGTTCAAAAGGGAAATACCTGGCAATCAATTTTGATGGGGTTTACCGTGATGCAGAAGTATGGATCAATGGACATTTTCTTGGGAAAAGACCGAATGGCTACATCGCTTTTCAATATGAGTTGTCTCCTTATTTGAATTATGGGGCTAAAAATACCATCGCTGTGCGTGCCGACAATAGTAAACAGCCTAATTCCCGCTGGTACAGCGGTTCAGGTATTTACCGGGAGGTGAAATTGATCAGTTCAGGGGCTTTAAGAATTGCCCAATGGGGACGGTTTATCACTACGCCATCTGTAAAAGCAACGCAAGCGGTGGTAAAAGTAGAAAGCAGGATCGTTAATAACTTGAAAGCGGTTCCTGAAGGTGAATTGAGGACTTTTATCTATGATCAGCAAGACAGATTAGTAGCCAGTCAGCGGCAGAAATTCAATCCTAAAATGATATCGATAGGTCATCATAAGGGACTTACTGATCAGCATGAGCTAAAAATGACCACTGAATTAAGGGTATCACAACCCAGGCTTTGGTCAGATACAGATCCTTACTTATACCGCATTCAAACCCAGATTTGGGTGGCAGGAAAAGAAACAGATCGGGAGGAAAGTGCTTTAGGAATTCGCAGTTTCAGCTTTGACGCAGATCGTGGATTTATACTGAATGGAAAAGAATTGAAAATTAGAGGGGTGTGTAACCACCATGATCTAGGCGCATTGGGGGCCGCTTTTAATGAGCGCGCGGCCATGCGACAATTGGAGATGTTGAAAAAAATGGGTTGTAATGGCATCAGAACCTCACACAATGCCCCGGCTTCGGCATTATTGGATTTATGTGACCGCATGGGTTTTATCGTGATGGATGAGGCTTTCGATATGTGGGCAAAGAAAAAGACAGATTTTGACGGACACCTGAATTGGACAGAATGGCATAAAAGAGACCTGGAAGATTTAGTGTTAAGAGATAGAAACCATCCTTCCGTTTTCATCTGGAGCACCGGAAATGAGATTCAGGAACAATGGGGAACTGGTACTGACACTACTGGCCGCGTGATCGCCAGATCTTTAACTGCGATTGTCAAAAATCTGGACCCCACAAGACCGGTAACTACGGCCAATAACGACGTAAATACTTATAACAACCTGATCCAGTCTGGCGCTATGGACTTAATTGGCTATAATTACAACCATGATAAATGGAAAGATTTTCATAAAACCTATCCGGGGAAAAAACTCATCGCTACAGAAACCACTTCCGCTTTGCAGACACGGGGTCATTATGACTTACCGTCAGATAGCATCAGAATCTGGCCAACAGCCTGGGATAAACCATTGCTGACCGGCAACGCTGATTTAAGCTGTTCAGCTTACGACAATTGCCGGACACCATGGGGATCTACGCATGAGGAAACTTTGCAGGCATTTGAAAACAATCCGATGGTTTCCGGGATGTTTGTCTGGACAGGTTTTGATTATCTAGGGGAACCAACGCCTTATGAATGGCCGGCAAGGAGCTCTTATTTCGGAATCATTGATCTGGCGGGTTTTCCAAAAGATGTTTATTATTTGTACCAAAGTGCCTGGACAAACACTCCAGTGCTTCATGTTTTTCCGCATTGGAATTGGAGCGCCGGACAGCCGGTCGATGTATGGGCGTATTATAGTCAGGCATATGAAGTGGAGCTTTTTCTGAATGGCAAATCTCTGGGTATTAAGAGAAAAGAAGGGCAGGAGATGAAGGTTTTCTGGAAGGTAAAGTATGAAAAGGGCACCTTGAAAGCGGTTTCCAGAAAAGATGGAAAGGTGGTTTTGGAGCGAAACATCTCCACTGCCGGTCGACCGGCAAAACTAGTGCTTACCGCCGATCGTGCGGAGATCAATGCAGATGGAAAAGATTTGTCTTACATCACTGTCAAGGTATTGGATCAGGAAGGGAACTTAATTCCTGATGCCGCACATCAGATTACGTTTAGTCTTGAAGGGCCGGCAAGCATTGCCGGGATCGATAATGGGAGTCCAACGAGTCATGAATCATTCCAGGCAAATCCTCATCAAGCTTTTAATGGGCAGGTCATGGTGATCCTGAAAGCTAAAAAAGAACCTTCAAAGCTTCGGTTGATGGCAAGTTCCCCAGGATTGCAGAGCGGATCTGTAGCGGTTCTTGTTAAATAA
- a CDS encoding SusC/RagA family TonB-linked outer membrane protein, whose amino-acid sequence MNGMEKKFNSKRTNIFLLMLFSLLIFGQQVLAQERKLSGKVTGANGLPIPGAVVKIKGKAGGLSSNQDGAFVINAQTGDVLQVSSIGFISKEITVPATNVVNVTLAEDQQNLSEVVVVGYGVQQKKLITGATVQVKGDAIQKQSTTNALQGLQGQAPGVQIASTSGQPGEGMRVTIRGLGTIGNSGPLYVVDGVLTGDISYLNPADIESIDVLKDAASAAIYGSQAANGVILVTTKQGKRGQAAQITFDAYAGVQNVAKKAEMLNSSQYASMMNEAAINGGKQPLFSNAQLDALGKGTDWIDEMFVSNALTQNYSVGASGASENSVYSLGLSYTGQEGVVGGKSLSNYERYGFRINTEHNFFNELLKIGQHLTYSDIKNNGIGVGNQYNNTLRAAFNTSPFVPVYDDQGNFFDNSKSTWNNGEANPYALMVLNNQNKRNNQRVLGDIYLIVEPIKNLKFRTSLGMDYNASESRSFSPLYNLSIYAYNTETKVSQSMNKGKSLIWDNLLSYKFDLQKDHVFEVMAGSSAYQADGSGIYGTNSNLIFDDLDHAWLSNALNKKSNGITIGGRPDDADRRMSYFGRVNYNYKEKYLINATFRADGSSRFAAQNRWGYFPSVSAGWIVTNESFLKGQENWLDFLKIRASWGQVGNQNIASFQYLTPIKLDNTNYTFGDKEGVLTPGAYPSRLSNPNVKWETSEQTDIGFDATLLKGKLSVNFDWYNKLTKDWLISAPILATAGADAPFINGGNVTNSGIELAFTYKNNVGDFNYSIGLNGAYNKNKVGKIPTADGIVHGLTNQLYDNSLEFYRAENGFPIGYFWGLKTAGIFQTEAEVLAYQSAAGKVIQPTAAPGDVRYVDANGDGVIDNLDRGMIGKPNPDYTFGISLSADYKGFDFSILASGVAGNEIVQSYRNQANPFGNYTTRILDRWHGEGSSNTMPRVTEDNRNWTNFSDLYLQKGDYLRISNVTIGYDFGKVLKKSYLKQLRLYAAALNLYTFTKYDGMDPEIGYGTEGFASGIDLGYYPRPRTFMFGANFRF is encoded by the coding sequence ATGAACGGCATGGAAAAGAAATTCAATTCGAAAAGAACGAACATCTTTTTGCTGATGTTGTTCTCGCTGCTGATTTTTGGCCAGCAAGTGCTGGCACAGGAGCGTAAGCTCAGCGGGAAAGTTACCGGGGCCAATGGGCTGCCGATTCCTGGCGCTGTTGTTAAAATAAAAGGAAAGGCCGGAGGCTTAAGCAGCAATCAAGACGGGGCTTTTGTCATCAATGCGCAGACTGGCGATGTTTTACAAGTCAGCTCTATCGGTTTTATCAGCAAAGAAATTACCGTACCAGCCACAAATGTGGTCAATGTGACCCTGGCTGAAGACCAGCAAAATCTCTCCGAGGTAGTCGTAGTTGGTTACGGCGTGCAGCAGAAAAAGCTGATTACCGGGGCAACAGTGCAGGTAAAAGGCGATGCTATCCAGAAACAAAGTACGACTAATGCTTTGCAGGGACTCCAAGGTCAGGCGCCTGGGGTGCAGATTGCTTCCACTTCAGGGCAACCTGGAGAAGGCATGCGTGTCACCATTCGTGGACTCGGCACCATTGGTAATTCCGGACCGCTTTACGTAGTAGACGGCGTATTGACCGGTGATATTTCTTACCTGAATCCTGCAGATATTGAATCTATAGATGTGTTAAAAGATGCGGCATCCGCAGCGATTTATGGTTCACAGGCTGCCAATGGGGTGATTCTTGTCACCACAAAACAGGGAAAACGCGGACAAGCGGCTCAGATCACCTTTGATGCATATGCAGGCGTACAAAATGTAGCGAAAAAGGCAGAAATGCTCAATTCCTCTCAATATGCTTCCATGATGAATGAGGCCGCTATTAATGGAGGCAAACAACCGCTTTTCAGCAATGCACAGTTAGATGCTTTAGGAAAAGGAACCGATTGGATCGACGAAATGTTCGTTTCCAATGCATTGACACAGAATTATTCCGTTGGCGCTTCCGGTGCTTCTGAAAATTCTGTCTATTCCCTTGGCTTGTCTTATACTGGTCAGGAAGGTGTAGTAGGTGGTAAAAGCCTATCCAACTATGAACGCTACGGTTTTAGAATCAATACCGAGCACAATTTCTTTAATGAGCTCCTTAAAATCGGTCAGCACCTTACTTATTCAGACATTAAAAACAATGGAATTGGCGTAGGTAATCAGTACAATAATACCTTGCGCGCCGCTTTTAACACCAGTCCATTTGTTCCGGTATACGATGATCAGGGTAACTTCTTTGACAATAGTAAATCTACCTGGAACAACGGGGAGGCAAATCCTTACGCATTAATGGTATTGAATAACCAAAACAAGAGAAATAACCAACGTGTGCTGGGAGATATCTATTTAATAGTAGAGCCGATCAAGAATCTGAAATTCAGAACAAGTCTTGGAATGGATTACAATGCTTCTGAAAGTCGTTCATTCAGTCCACTGTACAACCTTTCTATCTATGCTTATAATACGGAAACGAAGGTAAGTCAGTCGATGAATAAAGGGAAATCCCTGATCTGGGACAACTTATTGAGCTATAAGTTTGACCTTCAAAAAGACCATGTTTTTGAAGTGATGGCAGGAAGTTCTGCTTACCAGGCGGATGGTTCCGGAATTTATGGTACCAATAGCAACCTGATCTTTGATGACCTGGATCATGCCTGGCTCAGCAATGCACTCAATAAAAAGAGCAACGGCATCACTATTGGCGGAAGACCTGATGATGCGGATCGCCGCATGTCTTACTTTGGTCGCGTAAACTACAATTACAAAGAGAAATACCTGATCAATGCCACATTCAGAGCAGATGGGTCTTCTAGATTTGCAGCACAAAACCGCTGGGGATATTTCCCTTCTGTTTCTGCAGGGTGGATTGTGACCAACGAAAGTTTCCTTAAAGGACAGGAAAATTGGCTGGATTTCTTGAAAATCAGAGCCAGCTGGGGACAGGTGGGCAATCAGAATATTGCCTCATTTCAATACCTGACTCCTATAAAATTAGACAACACCAATTATACATTTGGTGATAAAGAAGGTGTACTTACTCCTGGAGCCTACCCAAGCAGACTCAGCAATCCAAATGTGAAATGGGAAACCTCTGAGCAAACGGACATCGGTTTTGATGCAACTTTGTTAAAAGGAAAGCTCTCTGTGAATTTCGATTGGTACAATAAATTGACCAAAGATTGGTTGATTTCAGCACCTATTCTGGCTACTGCAGGTGCAGATGCCCCTTTTATCAATGGTGGTAATGTAACCAACAGTGGGATAGAACTGGCCTTTACCTACAAAAATAATGTTGGCGATTTCAACTATTCGATCGGCCTGAACGGTGCTTACAACAAGAATAAAGTAGGTAAAATCCCTACAGCAGATGGAATTGTACATGGTTTGACCAATCAGTTATACGACAATTCCCTGGAGTTTTACCGCGCAGAGAACGGCTTTCCAATTGGTTATTTCTGGGGTTTAAAAACAGCAGGGATTTTCCAGACGGAAGCTGAGGTCCTGGCTTACCAATCTGCCGCAGGAAAGGTGATTCAGCCTACTGCAGCGCCTGGGGATGTCAGGTATGTAGATGCGAATGGTGATGGCGTAATTGACAACCTGGATCGCGGGATGATCGGTAAACCTAATCCTGACTATACTTTTGGAATCAGTCTTTCTGCCGATTATAAAGGTTTCGACTTCTCTATTCTGGCTTCCGGAGTAGCAGGGAATGAAATTGTACAATCTTACCGCAATCAGGCCAATCCTTTTGGCAATTATACTACCCGCATTTTAGACCGCTGGCATGGTGAAGGAAGCTCTAATACAATGCCAAGAGTAACCGAAGACAACAGGAACTGGACCAATTTCTCTGACCTATACCTTCAAAAAGGAGATTACCTGAGAATCAGCAATGTGACCATCGGTTATGATTTCGGTAAAGTGCTTAAAAAGAGTTACCTGAAACAGCTGAGGTTATACGCCGCTGCTTTAAACCTCTACACTTTTACCAAATATGATGGCATGGACCCGGAGATTGGCTATGGTACGGAAGGTTTTGCCTCGGGTATCGACCTTGGCTATTACCCAAGACCAAGAACGTTTATGTTCGGTGCTAACTTTAGATTTTAA
- a CDS encoding DUF4142 domain-containing protein: MKKMIYLCAISATAFAFQGCNSSTKDARQTADSLNMVKDTTSNEKMTGGIAVEPSDSEFATKAAVGGMAEVEFAKLALTKTTDPQLKEFATMMVTDHGKANEELIAIAKMKNITLPNGLDEAHQKKLTELTQKTGKDFDKAYTDAMVEGHKSTLDLMKKEAKDGTDNDLKSFATKTELVVKAHLDMINAIHDRMK; this comes from the coding sequence ATGAAAAAAATGATCTATTTATGTGCAATTTCTGCTACTGCATTTGCATTTCAAGGATGTAATAGTAGTACAAAAGATGCCCGACAAACTGCGGATAGTTTAAACATGGTGAAAGATACCACCTCAAATGAAAAAATGACTGGTGGAATCGCTGTAGAACCTTCTGATTCAGAGTTTGCAACTAAAGCTGCTGTTGGCGGCATGGCCGAAGTAGAATTTGCTAAACTTGCACTCACAAAAACTACTGACCCCCAGCTTAAAGAGTTTGCAACGATGATGGTGACCGACCATGGTAAAGCCAACGAAGAATTAATTGCCATTGCTAAAATGAAAAACATTACCCTGCCTAATGGACTTGACGAAGCACATCAGAAAAAACTGACCGAGCTGACCCAGAAAACAGGCAAAGACTTTGACAAAGCCTATACAGATGCGATGGTAGAAGGTCATAAATCTACCCTTGACCTGATGAAAAAAGAAGCTAAAGACGGTACAGACAATGACCTTAAGTCTTTTGCAACTAAAACTGAACTGGTGGTGAAAGCTCACCTGGACATGATCAATGCCATCCACGACAGGATGAAATAA